One Chloroflexota bacterium genomic window carries:
- a CDS encoding TIM barrel protein — translation MKFIMFTKHLEHLSYEELADTIAGIGFDGVDLTVRSPGHVLPENVKTDLPKAVKAIRDRGLEVGWITTNIYSADAPHAEDILATASDLGISQFKLGYHKYDGFGNIKRQLAEVRVAVQSIERLCHKYDMCGGMHVHSGPNLAAMAPIIGLQIEGFDPQAIGLYADLGHMGIEGSFGGWIQGLDLLSDRLVMLAMKNMGQFWEEDAKTGECKWNRKLVPLDRGFTPYTEAFGYLKQIGYDGYASFHSEYQGAASWKSLDHDELIEQTKADFAYVKGICAELGIPHGA, via the coding sequence ATGAAGTTCATCATGTTCACCAAGCATCTTGAGCATCTCAGCTACGAGGAACTGGCGGATACGATTGCCGGCATCGGCTTTGACGGCGTCGATCTGACCGTGCGCAGCCCCGGCCATGTGCTGCCCGAAAACGTCAAGACGGATCTTCCCAAAGCCGTCAAAGCCATACGAGATCGGGGCTTGGAAGTCGGCTGGATTACGACCAACATTTACAGCGCCGATGCGCCCCACGCCGAGGACATCCTGGCAACAGCCAGCGATCTGGGTATATCGCAGTTCAAGCTCGGCTACCACAAGTACGACGGCTTCGGTAATATCAAGCGCCAGCTTGCCGAGGTGCGAGTTGCCGTCCAAAGTATCGAACGCCTCTGCCACAAATACGACATGTGCGGCGGCATGCACGTCCACTCCGGTCCAAACTTGGCTGCGATGGCTCCCATCATCGGACTGCAGATCGAGGGCTTCGATCCACAGGCTATCGGTCTCTACGCCGACCTGGGCCATATGGGTATTGAAGGCAGCTTTGGCGGCTGGATTCAAGGCCTTGACCTGCTCTCCGACCGACTGGTGATGCTCGCGATGAAGAACATGGGACAGTTCTGGGAAGAAGACGCCAAGACTGGTGAGTGTAAGTGGAACCGGAAGCTCGTTCCCCTCGATCGCGGCTTCACGCCGTACACCGAAGCATTCGGCTACCTCAAGCAGATTGGCTACGACGGCTATGCCTCCTTCCATAGCGAATACCAAGGCGCCGCCTCGTGGAAGAGCCTGGACCACGACGAACTCATTGAGCAGACGAAAGCGGACTTCGCCTATGTCAAGGGCATCTGTGCGGAACTGGGAATCCCACACGGCGCATAG
- a CDS encoding DegT/DnrJ/EryC1/StrS family aminotransferase — MSALPAILGGEQAVTLEHDYYVQWPIYTEEEVDVVSDLIRNHALASQFGGPGPITDLERRVAETWGVKHALAHSSGTASLRAALFGVGVGKGDEVIAQSAIHPFNCLPIVGSGAVPVFADIDPVTLTLDPADVERKITPRTKAIMVVHWPGCPADMDSIMNIAGRHALRVVEDNCISQGTTHRGRMAGSIGDASAISFQHGKCTSAGEGGVFMTNDTEVYQRAACLGHYERLRELPNPKWRAMTGFSFGEKYRMATISAAIGAVQMKYWVERLAVRHANTDKLGEAIAAIEGFAAPDFPSYFPSPYQSGRIMFDSDKLGGITRARLLEVLQAEGAQVSSPAQKDTLTPHANGLTHMLHKHPVFQGNEHGTGDVLWEVLGPNVTRIDYSSVTLPVTEDPEIPYDSIRVPSFTRPADELIDQYVAAFAKVAAHADELSGALAEAR, encoded by the coding sequence ATGTCAGCACTACCCGCAATCCTGGGCGGCGAACAGGCCGTCACGTTGGAACACGACTACTACGTGCAGTGGCCGATTTACACCGAGGAAGAGGTAGACGTCGTTTCAGATCTCATCCGCAATCATGCCCTCGCCAGCCAGTTCGGCGGGCCGGGGCCGATCACCGACTTGGAACGGCGGGTAGCGGAAACGTGGGGCGTTAAGCATGCCTTGGCGCATTCGTCAGGAACGGCATCGTTGCGGGCAGCGCTCTTCGGCGTTGGTGTCGGCAAGGGGGACGAGGTCATTGCGCAATCGGCCATCCATCCGTTCAACTGCTTGCCCATCGTCGGCAGCGGCGCCGTGCCGGTCTTTGCCGACATTGATCCGGTTACGCTTACCCTCGACCCCGCAGACGTGGAGCGGAAGATCACGCCCCGCACGAAAGCCATCATGGTCGTGCATTGGCCCGGCTGCCCGGCGGACATGGACTCTATCATGAACATCGCCGGCCGGCACGCATTGCGCGTAGTGGAAGACAATTGCATCTCCCAAGGAACGACGCACCGCGGACGCATGGCCGGATCTATCGGTGACGCCTCCGCCATCAGCTTCCAGCATGGCAAGTGCACCTCCGCCGGTGAAGGCGGGGTCTTCATGACCAACGACACTGAGGTGTACCAACGTGCTGCTTGCCTGGGGCATTACGAACGCCTGCGCGAATTGCCCAATCCCAAGTGGCGCGCGATGACCGGCTTCAGCTTTGGCGAGAAGTATCGCATGGCGACGATAAGCGCTGCCATCGGCGCCGTTCAGATGAAGTATTGGGTAGAGCGTCTTGCCGTGCGCCATGCGAACACCGACAAGCTGGGAGAGGCCATCGCTGCCATCGAAGGCTTCGCCGCACCGGACTTCCCCTCTTACTTTCCATCGCCGTACCAAAGCGGACGCATCATGTTCGATTCCGACAAACTCGGCGGCATTACTCGCGCACGGCTGCTGGAGGTGCTGCAGGCCGAAGGGGCGCAAGTCTCGTCGCCCGCACAAAAGGACACACTCACGCCGCACGCTAACGGACTTACCCACATGCTTCACAAGCATCCGGTTTTCCAGGGCAACGAACACGGGACAGGAGACGTACTGTGGGAGGTCCTGGGTCCTAACGTCACAAGAATTGACTACAGCAGCGTCACGCTCCCCGTCACCGAGGATCCCGAGATCCCTTATGACTCAATTCGTGTGCCCAGTTTCACCCGTCCGGCGGATGAGTTGATCGACCAGTACGTGGCTGCCTTTGCCAAAGTGGCCGCCCACGCGGATGAACTGAGCGGCGCGCTTGCCGAAGCCCGTTAG